One stretch of Prunus persica cultivar Lovell chromosome G1, Prunus_persica_NCBIv2, whole genome shotgun sequence DNA includes these proteins:
- the LOC18789612 gene encoding regulator of G-protein signaling 1 isoform X2 — protein sequence MMPVKRRTNISTPKRLLSRLILPFAIHKIPLPKRSSFWIPVIQIFASFNLLLSIVMSVNFLKFEKRHWWQSCYAWAVWIEAPLGFGLLLSCRISQAFQLYYIFVKRCLPPIRSYIFLPLILLPWIAGAALMHIKKPLNYRCHMGTQWIIPVVSLHAIYVAILVGFTGAVRHIEFRFDELRDLWQGILVSASSIGVWVAAYILNEIHDDISWLQVVSRFTLLVTASILVLSFFSISSSQPLLSQISLRKREPLAFETMGQALGIPNSGLLLPREPAPVIDPNEPLDKLLMNKRFRQSFMSFADSCLAGESVHFYEEVHELGKIPVDDPVRRIYMARHIIDKYITAGATMEVNISHRSRQAILTTSNLAQPNLFNDALNELIQLMKMNLANDYWSSTYFMKFKEEASLRSHELQQMTSWNSPTPRLSSVRGVDDPFHQEQEP from the exons ATGATGCCCGTAAAAAGGAGGACAAATATAAGTACCCCAAAAAG GCTTCTTTCGCGGTTAATCTTGCCCTTTGCCATTCACAAGATTCCTCTACCGAAACGCAGTAGCTTTTGGATTCcagttattcaaatttttgccAGCTTCAACCTTCTGTTGTCAATTGTG ATGTCTGTCAATTTTCTGAAATTCGAAAAGAGACATTGGTGGCAGTCTTGCTATGCGTGGGCAG TCTGGATTGAAGCTCCACTTGGCTTTGGTTTATTACTGAGCTGTCGCATATCACAGGCCTTCCAGCTGTATTACATTTTTGTCAA GAGGTGTCTACCACCAATCAGATCTTATATTTTCCTTCCACTAATTCTCTTGCCATGGATTGCGGGGGCTGCAC TTATGCATATCAAGAAGCCTCTAAATTATCGATGCCACATGGGGACTCAGTGGATCATCCCAGTTGTGTCCCTTCACGCAATCTATGTTGCCATTTTGGTTGGGTTCACGGGGGCTGTTCGGCATATAGAGTTCAGGTTTGATGAACTTAGAGACCTCTGGCAGGGAATACTTGTCTCAGCCTCTTCTATTG GAGTATGGGTTGCTGCTTacattttgaatgaaattcatGATGATATCTCATGGCTTCAAGTTGTCTCTAGATTTACGCTCTTAGTTACG GCAAGCATTCTTGTATTATCTTTCTTTTCGATATCAAGTTCACAACCTCTTCTATCGCAAATCAGCTTGAGGAAAAGGGAACCCCTAGCATTTGAGACAATGGGTCAGGCTCTGGGTATACCTAACAGTGGACTACTATTACCAAGGGAACCAGCACCAGTGATAGACCCTAATGAGCCACTTGATAAACTGCTTATGAACAAAAGATTCCGTCAGTCCTTCATGTCCTTTGCAGACAG TTGTTTGGCAGGGGAGAGTGTGCATTTTTACGAGGAAGTGCATGAACTTGGTAAGATACCAGTGGATGACCCTGTAAGAAGGATTTACATGGCACGACATATCATCGACAAGTACATAACTGCAG GTGCAACAATGGAGGTGAACATTTCTCACCGAAGCAGGCAAGCGATTTTGACTACTTCCAATCTGGCACAGCCAAATCTGTTCAATGATGCATTGAATGAGCTGATACAGTTGATGAAAATG AACTTGGCAAACGATTACTGGTCATCCACTTACTTCATGAAGTTCAAAGAAGAAGCCAGTTTGAGATCGCATGAGCTACAACAGATGACAAGTTGGAACTCTCCCACTCCCAGGTTGAGTTCTGTACGTGGTGTCGATGATCCATTTCACCAAGAACAAGAACCATGA
- the LOC18789612 gene encoding regulator of G-protein signaling 1 isoform X1 has protein sequence MASCAVYGGCASDYIAIAISAVFFILLLSRLILPFAIHKIPLPKRSSFWIPVIQIFASFNLLLSIVMSVNFLKFEKRHWWQSCYAWAVWIEAPLGFGLLLSCRISQAFQLYYIFVKRCLPPIRSYIFLPLILLPWIAGAALMHIKKPLNYRCHMGTQWIIPVVSLHAIYVAILVGFTGAVRHIEFRFDELRDLWQGILVSASSIGVWVAAYILNEIHDDISWLQVVSRFTLLVTASILVLSFFSISSSQPLLSQISLRKREPLAFETMGQALGIPNSGLLLPREPAPVIDPNEPLDKLLMNKRFRQSFMSFADSCLAGESVHFYEEVHELGKIPVDDPVRRIYMARHIIDKYITAGATMEVNISHRSRQAILTTSNLAQPNLFNDALNELIQLMKMNLANDYWSSTYFMKFKEEASLRSHELQQMTSWNSPTPRLSSVRGVDDPFHQEQEP, from the exons atgGCAAGCTGTGCAGTGTATGGTGGCTGTGCCAGCGACTACATAGCCATCGCTATATCTGCcgtctttttcatttt GCTTCTTTCGCGGTTAATCTTGCCCTTTGCCATTCACAAGATTCCTCTACCGAAACGCAGTAGCTTTTGGATTCcagttattcaaatttttgccAGCTTCAACCTTCTGTTGTCAATTGTG ATGTCTGTCAATTTTCTGAAATTCGAAAAGAGACATTGGTGGCAGTCTTGCTATGCGTGGGCAG TCTGGATTGAAGCTCCACTTGGCTTTGGTTTATTACTGAGCTGTCGCATATCACAGGCCTTCCAGCTGTATTACATTTTTGTCAA GAGGTGTCTACCACCAATCAGATCTTATATTTTCCTTCCACTAATTCTCTTGCCATGGATTGCGGGGGCTGCAC TTATGCATATCAAGAAGCCTCTAAATTATCGATGCCACATGGGGACTCAGTGGATCATCCCAGTTGTGTCCCTTCACGCAATCTATGTTGCCATTTTGGTTGGGTTCACGGGGGCTGTTCGGCATATAGAGTTCAGGTTTGATGAACTTAGAGACCTCTGGCAGGGAATACTTGTCTCAGCCTCTTCTATTG GAGTATGGGTTGCTGCTTacattttgaatgaaattcatGATGATATCTCATGGCTTCAAGTTGTCTCTAGATTTACGCTCTTAGTTACG GCAAGCATTCTTGTATTATCTTTCTTTTCGATATCAAGTTCACAACCTCTTCTATCGCAAATCAGCTTGAGGAAAAGGGAACCCCTAGCATTTGAGACAATGGGTCAGGCTCTGGGTATACCTAACAGTGGACTACTATTACCAAGGGAACCAGCACCAGTGATAGACCCTAATGAGCCACTTGATAAACTGCTTATGAACAAAAGATTCCGTCAGTCCTTCATGTCCTTTGCAGACAG TTGTTTGGCAGGGGAGAGTGTGCATTTTTACGAGGAAGTGCATGAACTTGGTAAGATACCAGTGGATGACCCTGTAAGAAGGATTTACATGGCACGACATATCATCGACAAGTACATAACTGCAG GTGCAACAATGGAGGTGAACATTTCTCACCGAAGCAGGCAAGCGATTTTGACTACTTCCAATCTGGCACAGCCAAATCTGTTCAATGATGCATTGAATGAGCTGATACAGTTGATGAAAATG AACTTGGCAAACGATTACTGGTCATCCACTTACTTCATGAAGTTCAAAGAAGAAGCCAGTTTGAGATCGCATGAGCTACAACAGATGACAAGTTGGAACTCTCCCACTCCCAGGTTGAGTTCTGTACGTGGTGTCGATGATCCATTTCACCAAGAACAAGAACCATGA
- the LOC18789612 gene encoding regulator of G-protein signaling 1 isoform X3, with the protein MQMSVNFLKFEKRHWWQSCYAWAVWIEAPLGFGLLLSCRISQAFQLYYIFVKRCLPPIRSYIFLPLILLPWIAGAALMHIKKPLNYRCHMGTQWIIPVVSLHAIYVAILVGFTGAVRHIEFRFDELRDLWQGILVSASSIGVWVAAYILNEIHDDISWLQVVSRFTLLVTASILVLSFFSISSSQPLLSQISLRKREPLAFETMGQALGIPNSGLLLPREPAPVIDPNEPLDKLLMNKRFRQSFMSFADSCLAGESVHFYEEVHELGKIPVDDPVRRIYMARHIIDKYITAGATMEVNISHRSRQAILTTSNLAQPNLFNDALNELIQLMKMNLANDYWSSTYFMKFKEEASLRSHELQQMTSWNSPTPRLSSVRGVDDPFHQEQEP; encoded by the exons ATGCAGATGTCTGTCAATTTTCTGAAATTCGAAAAGAGACATTGGTGGCAGTCTTGCTATGCGTGGGCAG TCTGGATTGAAGCTCCACTTGGCTTTGGTTTATTACTGAGCTGTCGCATATCACAGGCCTTCCAGCTGTATTACATTTTTGTCAA GAGGTGTCTACCACCAATCAGATCTTATATTTTCCTTCCACTAATTCTCTTGCCATGGATTGCGGGGGCTGCAC TTATGCATATCAAGAAGCCTCTAAATTATCGATGCCACATGGGGACTCAGTGGATCATCCCAGTTGTGTCCCTTCACGCAATCTATGTTGCCATTTTGGTTGGGTTCACGGGGGCTGTTCGGCATATAGAGTTCAGGTTTGATGAACTTAGAGACCTCTGGCAGGGAATACTTGTCTCAGCCTCTTCTATTG GAGTATGGGTTGCTGCTTacattttgaatgaaattcatGATGATATCTCATGGCTTCAAGTTGTCTCTAGATTTACGCTCTTAGTTACG GCAAGCATTCTTGTATTATCTTTCTTTTCGATATCAAGTTCACAACCTCTTCTATCGCAAATCAGCTTGAGGAAAAGGGAACCCCTAGCATTTGAGACAATGGGTCAGGCTCTGGGTATACCTAACAGTGGACTACTATTACCAAGGGAACCAGCACCAGTGATAGACCCTAATGAGCCACTTGATAAACTGCTTATGAACAAAAGATTCCGTCAGTCCTTCATGTCCTTTGCAGACAG TTGTTTGGCAGGGGAGAGTGTGCATTTTTACGAGGAAGTGCATGAACTTGGTAAGATACCAGTGGATGACCCTGTAAGAAGGATTTACATGGCACGACATATCATCGACAAGTACATAACTGCAG GTGCAACAATGGAGGTGAACATTTCTCACCGAAGCAGGCAAGCGATTTTGACTACTTCCAATCTGGCACAGCCAAATCTGTTCAATGATGCATTGAATGAGCTGATACAGTTGATGAAAATG AACTTGGCAAACGATTACTGGTCATCCACTTACTTCATGAAGTTCAAAGAAGAAGCCAGTTTGAGATCGCATGAGCTACAACAGATGACAAGTTGGAACTCTCCCACTCCCAGGTTGAGTTCTGTACGTGGTGTCGATGATCCATTTCACCAAGAACAAGAACCATGA